A genomic window from Enoplosus armatus isolate fEnoArm2 chromosome 20, fEnoArm2.hap1, whole genome shotgun sequence includes:
- the rpl38 gene encoding large ribosomal subunit protein eL38, with product MPRKIEEIKDFLLTARRKDAKSVKIKKNKDNVKFKVRCSRYLYTLVITDKEKAEKLKQSLPPGLAVKELK from the exons ATG cCTCGCAAGATTGAAGAAATCAAAGATTTCCTGCTGACAGCCAGGAGGAAGGATGCCAAGT CCGTAAAGATCAAGAAGAACAAGGACAATGTTAAATTCAAGGTGCGCTGCAGCAGGTACCTGTACACCCTGGTCATCACAGACAAGGAGAAGGCTGAGAAGCTCAAGCAGTCCCTGCCCCCAG gTCTGGCTGTGAAGGAGCTGAAGTAA